The Gemmatimonadota bacterium genome has a segment encoding these proteins:
- a CDS encoding cobalamin B12-binding domain-containing protein, with amino-acid sequence MAVADAPALNRPIRVLVAKPGLDGHDRGAKVVAAALRDAGMEVIYTGLHQTPEMIATAAVQEDADVVGLSILSGAHMTLFPRVRALLSEMGRPDILVTGGGIIPQEDMDALEAQGIGKLFGPGTPTGDLVTYIREWSRTHLSA; translated from the coding sequence ATGGCAGTTGCCGATGCCCCGGCCCTGAATCGCCCGATTCGGGTGCTGGTGGCCAAGCCAGGCCTCGACGGTCACGATCGTGGCGCCAAGGTGGTGGCCGCCGCGCTGCGCGATGCGGGGATGGAAGTCATCTACACCGGGCTGCACCAGACGCCGGAGATGATCGCCACCGCCGCCGTGCAGGAAGACGCTGACGTGGTGGGACTCTCGATTCTGTCGGGGGCCCACATGACGCTCTTCCCGCGGGTCCGGGCGCTGTTGAGCGAGATGGGGCGCCCCGACATCCTCGTGACTGGGGGTGGCATCATTCCCCAGGAGGACATGGACGCGCTCGAGGCCCAGGGCATCGGCAAGCTCTTCGGTCCCGGGACCCCCACGGGAGACCTGGTGACCTACATCCGTGAGTGGTCGCGCACGCACCTCAGCGCGTGA
- a CDS encoding acyl-CoA carboxylase subunit beta: MHAKGQLSPRERVTHLLDPESPWLEIGLLVAHDRYNGEAPAAGVITGLGVVAGRDVVVVANDATVKAGSWWPETITKILRAQEIAMRQRIPIVYLVDSAGVNLPYQEGVFPGQYGAARIFYYNSLMRRYLHVPQISAVMGSCIAGGAYLPALSDVIFMVEGTSFMGLGGPNLVKGATGQTVDGETLGGARTHTEVSAVAHYRAPDDASCLDRMREYIGRLPRAQGVGHAVIESKPAAAEPAALYDMLPADHRLSYDMRHILNGLLDGGVLDEFQPDVAREMLCGHARIEGRPVAVIANQRGVIKGRPGERPKFGGIIYPESAEKVAFFIETANREGLPILFVQDVSGFMVGAEAEHAGIIRAGAHFVEAMATASVPKIVLTVNHASGAGYYAMAGQGFDPDFILSWPTGRMAVMEGEAAIMAVHGAAIGKAQQEKRPLDDATQGAIAGMRADYEAQLDARYAAARGFVDAIVAPDESRSALAFLLRVTSNYAGPHLGPFVLDGVRG, from the coding sequence ATGCACGCCAAGGGTCAGTTGTCGCCTCGCGAGCGCGTCACCCACCTGCTCGATCCCGAGTCGCCGTGGCTCGAGATCGGACTCCTCGTCGCGCATGATCGCTACAACGGCGAGGCGCCGGCCGCGGGTGTGATCACCGGCCTCGGCGTGGTCGCCGGGCGGGACGTCGTGGTCGTGGCGAATGATGCCACGGTCAAGGCCGGCTCGTGGTGGCCCGAGACCATTACCAAGATCCTCCGCGCCCAGGAGATCGCGATGCGTCAGCGCATCCCGATCGTCTACCTGGTCGACTCTGCCGGCGTCAACCTCCCATATCAGGAAGGGGTCTTCCCCGGGCAGTATGGCGCGGCGCGGATCTTCTACTACAACTCGCTGATGCGTCGCTATCTGCACGTCCCGCAGATCTCGGCGGTCATGGGGAGCTGCATCGCCGGCGGCGCGTATCTCCCCGCGCTCTCCGACGTGATCTTCATGGTTGAGGGGACGTCGTTCATGGGACTCGGCGGCCCCAACCTGGTCAAGGGCGCGACCGGTCAGACCGTCGATGGCGAAACGCTCGGCGGTGCCCGCACGCATACCGAGGTCAGCGCGGTGGCACACTACCGCGCGCCCGACGATGCCTCGTGCCTCGATCGGATGCGCGAGTACATCGGGCGTCTGCCCCGCGCGCAGGGCGTCGGGCACGCGGTGATCGAGTCGAAGCCGGCGGCCGCCGAACCGGCGGCACTGTACGACATGTTGCCGGCCGACCACCGCCTCTCCTACGACATGCGCCACATCCTCAACGGTCTGCTCGATGGTGGCGTGCTCGACGAGTTCCAGCCCGATGTCGCACGCGAGATGCTCTGTGGGCATGCGCGCATCGAGGGGCGACCGGTCGCGGTGATCGCCAACCAGCGGGGCGTCATCAAGGGACGGCCCGGGGAGCGGCCGAAGTTCGGCGGCATCATCTATCCCGAGAGCGCGGAGAAGGTGGCCTTCTTCATCGAGACGGCCAATCGTGAAGGGCTCCCGATCCTCTTCGTGCAGGACGTCTCCGGCTTCATGGTCGGCGCCGAGGCGGAGCACGCGGGGATCATCCGGGCGGGGGCGCACTTCGTCGAGGCGATGGCGACGGCGTCGGTGCCGAAGATCGTGCTGACGGTGAACCATGCCTCCGGTGCGGGCTACTACGCGATGGCGGGGCAGGGGTTTGACCCCGACTTCATCCTCTCCTGGCCGACGGGCCGGATGGCGGTCATGGAGGGTGAGGCCGCGATCATGGCCGTGCACGGTGCCGCCATCGGGAAGGCGCAGCAGGAGAAGCGTCCACTCGACGACGCCACCCAGGGTGCGATCGCCGGGATGCGCGCCGACTACGAGGCGCAGCTCGATGCACGCTACGCCGCCGCGCGCGGCTTCGTCGACGCCATCGTGGCGCCCGACGAGAGCCGTTCGGCCCTCGCCTTCCTG